The following nucleotide sequence is from Verrucomicrobiota bacterium.
TCTCTGAATCACCTCCAGCCCGGGACGAAGAAATAAATGGTAGGTATTTCCCAAAAGGACGCGGGCCTCGACCTCCTCACGCAGTTCATGGGGGCTAACCGACTTGACGGTGCCTTGGGTGCCCACCGGCATGAAGCGCGGGGTGGGAATGAGACCGTGGGCCGTGGCCAATTCGCCTGCCCGAGCCAAAGAATCCGCGTCCTCGCGTAGAAGGGAAAACGCACTCACCCCGCGTAGGCCCAAGCCCCCCGCCTCGCCTGCCGCGCCTCTTCCGCCAGGCCTCTGAGATATTCCCGGTAGTCCTTCTCCGGCTCGAGGAACGGCGTGCTGTGCCCCTGGGCCGCGGGGCGAGCATACCCCCGCTCCACCAACATCTCACTGAGGTAACTCTCCCCCCCGTCCTCATTGCGAAAGAGCAGGTAGCAATAATACTGCACATCGCTCGCGAGCGACTCCCCTACCCGTTCCCATCGAGTCACCAAACGGAACTCGCGCGTTCGCAGCTGCTCGTGGACGAAAGCCTGCGCCTCCTGGCCCACCTCCAAGAGCTTCTCCACCGGGAGGCCGCCGAAGTAGCGCTGTTGGTCGCGCAAAATGGGATCGAACCCCGTGTAGGCACCCCCTTCCAAAGCCAGCAACTCCGGGATCTGGGGCCGCGGGCAATCCACGAAATAGAGTCGATACTCGTGGGTCTCCCGGTCGATGTGAAACCACAACAAATGGGCCGGAGTGGCAGCCGAGCGGTCCTCTAAAAACTCCGGATTGCGATCGTCAAAGAAATCGCCCAACACCTGCCGCAGATAAGTCACATTGCCCCCGGAAAGACGCGCCTCGCTCCCGAGCTTGTTCTGGTAAAACCAAGCCCCCCAAACCAGCAAAAGCAGACTGATCGGCAGAAATACTTTCAAACCCATAAGGCGACGTAGCGGGACCCCGCCCGTGGCAGCGAATAGCGCCTCGCTTCCCTCGCCGCAAGGGGAAAGAAACCCCTCGCCCAACCGGCCAGCCGCCGCTACCCAAAGCCCATGACAGAGATCCCTCCCGACACCAGCAGAGCCCGGGACTGGGAAGGCCGGTATCAAGAAGGCCACACCCCCTGGGACAAAGGAGCCGCCAGCCCTGGCCTACTCGATTTTCTGCGGACCCACCCCTGGCAGGGCCGCCGCGTGGTCGTCCCGGGCTGCGGGCTGGGGCACGACGTCCGCGCCCTGGCAGCGGCTGGCCTGGAAAGCGTCGGTCTCGACATCGCCCCCTCCGCCATCGCAGCGGCCCAGGCCGCACCGGCCGTGCCCTTGGCTAGCTTCCATCAAGCCGACCTCTTCCAGCTGCCAGCTCGCTGGCGAGGGGCCTTTGACTGCGTCTGGGAGCACACCTGTTTTTGTGCGATTTCACCCCTTCATCGCCAGGAATATGTCGCGGCCATCGCCTCCCTCCTGCGCCCCGGCGGAACCTTCCTGGCCGTCTTCTTCCTCGATCCCGAAACCCAGTCCGGCCCACCCTTTGGCACCACCAAAGAAGAACTCCACCGCCGCTTCGACCGCTCCTTCGAGGTCGAGCAAGAATGGCAACCCGAAAACGCCTACCCCGGCCGGGTGGGCCGCGAATGGATGTGGCGAGCCCGCCTTCGCTAAAAACCCGCCCTAGCAAGCCGCTAGATCAAGCCGGAAAGCGGCCCCACGCCTCTCTTCCTCGCACCCGAAACCCGAAACCTGAAACCGGAAACCAATCGCCTGCCCTCAATCCTTCCGCCACCAATCGCCCTCTTTCTCCCACGGTTCCCTCTCCTCGGCCGCACCTCCACCCGCAGGCAGACGGGGCGGACGGCGCTCTTCCTCCGCCAAATCCTCGAGCCCTTGAAGAGTGGGATGCGGCTGGCGATGCCGACGGAAGAGGTGCAGGGCCACGAGCGACACGCCAATCGTGATGACGGCCACCGTCGCCAACAAAACCAAGGCCATGGCATCGGTGGCCTCCTGATAATTTTGCATCCCGATCTTGTTCTCCCCCGCGGAAATTCCCGGCACAGCCGAAGGACCGATCCCGGCGAAGAAGCAAAAAAGGAGGGACGACATGGAGACCACAGTTACGGCAAGGGAGTGGAACGCAGTTGACAGCCAGCGTCAAATGAATACCCTCCCTGCCGCTGTCCTCTCGGGCAGGGAAAACGCCGAACTGCCATCGAATTATGAAACGCACCTTCCAGCCCTCCAAGCGAGTCCGCAAGCGCCAACACGGCTTCCGGGCCCGCATGAGTTCCAAGGCCGGGCGGGACATTCTTCGCAACCGTCGTCGCCGTGGTCGTAAGCGCCTCATTCCCAAGGGGGCGGAGATCCACTACAAACGCCACGCAGGCAGCTAGTCCCGGCCCTCCTCACTCTGGACCTCCCAGAGATGTTCGCGAATGCGCCTGCCTCGAAACCGCCGCATGAGCGGCCGCGGGGAATTCCTGCTCACCCGCGCCGAAGGCAGCTCTCGCAAGACCCGCCGCCTCATTCTGAGCGTCCACCGGGATCCCGCCTTGAGCAGCCTGCGTGTGGCCTTCATCACGCCCAAACACCTCGGCCAAGCAGTCCTGCGCAACCAACTTCGCCGTCGCCTCCGCCACATCCTGCAAACCTCCGGCCTCGACCCGGCGGCTCCCCTGCGCATCGTGACCATCGCTCGTCATCCGGCCAGGGACGCCCCCTTCGCTCAACTGCAAAAAGACTGGCTCTACCTGGCTCGCAAACTGGAGCTCCCCCTCCTCGCTCGCCCTTGAAACATCGCTGCCCATGAATCGCCTGCTCCAGCTTTTCATCCGCGGCTACCAGCGTTTTGGCTCGCCCATTTTGCACGCATTGGCCGGCCCTCTTTGCGGCTGTCGCTACTCGCCCACCTGCTCACAGTATTTCCTTGATGCCTTGAAAATTCATGGAAGCCTTCGAGGCCTCGCGCTGGGGCTTTGGCGGCTCTTGCGCTGCCAGCCGTGGGGGGGCAGTGGAATGGACCCGGTCCCGCCCCGCCGCCCGGCCTCTCGCGCCTTCCTCGACACCCTCTCCTCCTAAGAACGCCTCATAATGGATCGCAAAGCCTGGATCGTCATTATCATCTGCGCCGTCCTCTTCTTCGTGAACATGTGGGACGTCAGTCGCAAACAACAGGAGCGCGAGGCCTGGGAACGCGAAAATCGACCCCCTCCCGCCGAACAGGATCCCACCACCATCGCGGAAGAAGCCCCCGGCGAAGAGGCCCCGGACGGCTCACTCGTGCAGCCAACTCGCCCTCCCACCCCGGAACGCCCCGCAGAGGAATTGGCCACCCTCAGCACCGACGAAGCCAAGTTCATCTTCACCACTCACGGCGGAGGCATCAAGGCGGTCGAAATCCTCAATGATGAAACCACCTCCGAGGGCGAATTCGGCCCCGTCACCCTCAATCGCTTCGGCAACCACCCCATCGGCGCCCTCACCCGCGGCGTGGGCAAAGTGGACGACACCCCCTTCACCCTCCTCAGCCAGACCAATGACGAAGTTGTCTTCCAAGGAACGACCCGAGACGGCCTCGCCATCACCAAAACCTACCAACTCACGCAGGGGGACCTCGAAGGCGATCTCTACCGCGTCGACCTCCACCTCCGCCTCGCCTCCCCCCAAGGCGTCTTCTCCTCCGAAAGCCTCGGCCTCTACGCCGGCAGCCTCGGGCCCCTCCAGGAAAGCGAATGGGAAAACCAGACAGGCTTCGCCATTCGCGCGGATGGCGATAGCGAATACAAGGACGTCAACTACTTCAAAAAAGGCTGGTTCCGCGCCGCCCGCGAGAGCTACAACCAATCCTTTGAAAAAGTCGCTTGGGCCGGGGTCACCAACCAATTCTACGCCACCCTTCTCCACCTCCCGGAAGCCAAGGACGCCACCGTCTGGGCCATCCGCTACGCCGCGCAGATTCCTGGGAGCGACAAAGAAAAATACCGCGCCGCCCTCTCCCTATCCTTACCGGCCGTCAGCCTGAATCCCGAAACCCCAGCGCAGGAATTCACCTTCGAAATCTTCGCCGGACCCAAGAAATATCCCATGCTCACCAAAATGGAGGGAGAGTGGTCTGAAATCATGCTCTATGGCGAGCTGCCCGTGGTCGGCTGGCTGGCCTCGCCCTTCAGCAAGCTCCTCAACCGGGGAATGAATGGCATCGAAGGCTTCTTCCGCTCGGTGCCCGGCTCCTTCGGGATCGCCATCGTCCTCGTGACCCTCCTGATTCGGATCGTCCTCTGGCCCCTCCATCACCGTTCCCAGCGGACCATGAAGCGGATGGCCAAGCTCGGGCCCATCATGAAAGAGCTGCGGGAAAAGTATCAGGACGATGCCAAAAAGCTCAACGAAGAGACCATGAAGCTCTACCGGGACTACGGAGTCAATCCCCTGGGCGGCTGCCTCCCCATGCTCCTGCAAATGCCCATCTTCTTCGGCTTCTACCGCATGCTCATGAACGCGGTCGAACTTCGCCATGAAGCCTTTCTCTGGGTGGGGGATCTCTCGCAGCCGGACACCATTTTCCAAGTGCTCGGTTTCCCCGTGAATGTCCTGCCCCTCCTCATGGGGGCCACCATGATCTGGCAGATGAAAGTCACCCCCCAGGCGGGCGACCCCACCCAGCAGAAAATCATGATGTTCATGCCACTGATTTTTCTCGTCGTCTGCTACGGTTTCGCCTCCGCCCTCGCGCTTTATTGGACCACCCAAAACATCTTCAGCGTGGGCCAGACCTACCTCACACGAAACCTGCCCGAGCCC
It contains:
- a CDS encoding methyltransferase, which codes for MTEIPPDTSRARDWEGRYQEGHTPWDKGAASPGLLDFLRTHPWQGRRVVVPGCGLGHDVRALAAAGLESVGLDIAPSAIAAAQAAPAVPLASFHQADLFQLPARWRGAFDCVWEHTCFCAISPLHRQEYVAAIASLLRPGGTFLAVFFLDPETQSGPPFGTTKEELHRRFDRSFEVEQEWQPENAYPGRVGREWMWRARLR
- a CDS encoding ribonuclease P protein component, whose product is MRLPRNRRMSGRGEFLLTRAEGSSRKTRRLILSVHRDPALSSLRVAFITPKHLGQAVLRNQLRRRLRHILQTSGLDPAAPLRIVTIARHPARDAPFAQLQKDWLYLARKLELPLLARP
- the yidD gene encoding membrane protein insertion efficiency factor YidD, encoding MNRLLQLFIRGYQRFGSPILHALAGPLCGCRYSPTCSQYFLDALKIHGSLRGLALGLWRLLRCQPWGGSGMDPVPPRRPASRAFLDTLSS
- the yidC gene encoding membrane protein insertase YidC; the encoded protein is MDRKAWIVIIICAVLFFVNMWDVSRKQQEREAWERENRPPPAEQDPTTIAEEAPGEEAPDGSLVQPTRPPTPERPAEELATLSTDEAKFIFTTHGGGIKAVEILNDETTSEGEFGPVTLNRFGNHPIGALTRGVGKVDDTPFTLLSQTNDEVVFQGTTRDGLAITKTYQLTQGDLEGDLYRVDLHLRLASPQGVFSSESLGLYAGSLGPLQESEWENQTGFAIRADGDSEYKDVNYFKKGWFRAARESYNQSFEKVAWAGVTNQFYATLLHLPEAKDATVWAIRYAAQIPGSDKEKYRAALSLSLPAVSLNPETPAQEFTFEIFAGPKKYPMLTKMEGEWSEIMLYGELPVVGWLASPFSKLLNRGMNGIEGFFRSVPGSFGIAIVLVTLLIRIVLWPLHHRSQRTMKRMAKLGPIMKELREKYQDDAKKLNEETMKLYRDYGVNPLGGCLPMLLQMPIFFGFYRMLMNAVELRHEAFLWVGDLSQPDTIFQVLGFPVNVLPLLMGATMIWQMKVTPQAGDPTQQKIMMFMPLIFLVVCYGFASALALYWTTQNIFSVGQTYLTRNLPEPELKKKPPQKKRSLPQPPSPCQNPNQKPKKKKKRPPRTGG